The Neorhizobium sp. NCHU2750 genome contains the following window.
AGGTTACATGCACCGCCATTCGCTCAAACCGAACCCCAGGAATTTCCTTAAAGTTGGGGTCTCAAAAACCCTTATTTTGCAGGGGTTTCCGGCTGCTATAAATGCATGTTTTTGTCGAAATGCGATAATCCCACATCCCGCTCAATATAAAACTGGCTTTATCTCAAAGAAAATAAAAGGAGAGGCAAACGAGAGTGGGTCTGCGGTTTGCCTCTCCATCGTCCGGTGCAATAGGGGTAACATCCGACGATGTATCACATCTAGCGATCATGTGAGACGAGATCAAGGAGGAAGACGACTGAAGCCGCAAAAGAGCCGCCTTCCTCGATTGTCGTCGGAATATCTCCCACACCAGCAACGATGGAAATATAGGGCGGACTGCATCCTTGGGAAGAGTGAGTGATGGAGGTTACTGCTACTGCCCTACAAAAAGCAGGAATAACCTCCACTCACATGCGCCCGACGTTGCGGCGGCGTGTCGGACACATTGGGCTTATACTCATCGAGTGAGTAAATGCGCAACATAGTACAGGTTGAAAAGAAAAAGACCTGATGACATCGCGAGCATCAGGCCTTTCTTGTCGGAACAGTGCAAATGAACACGACGCTGAGACAGTCGTTTGAATCTATCGGCAAGTAAAGCGGTAACACTGTACGATAACGTACTGACCGATATGTTCTAATGGATACCACGTTTCGGGCGCCCGCGCTGTAGACCGCCGCTGGAACTCGCAAAAAGTTGCATATATATCACACATCAACAAAGTCTGAACTTAGTGTTGCATATTTACAACAAGTTAAATTCCCCACTTCGCCAAAGCTGCCTCTGAAGCTGCCTGATCGTCGCGAATGCGCAAGATCGTCTGCCGTGTCAGCCCTGTTGCCTTGGATATGGCTGATGCGCCCTGCCCTGCACCGATCATATCGACCACTGTGTTGAACTGATCCCGGCTGTATGACGGCTTCTTACCGCGATACTTGTCTGCATTGCCCTTGTTCGCCTCTATACCGGCTCTCTGAGCTTCCTTGGTGGCTTCGGCTTGCGCTTGGGCTGTCGCTGCCATGAATGCGATTAGGGCGTCACGAACAGCCATCTGTGTCGGATCGGTGGTAGAGCCATCGAAGGTCATGTTGTTGATGACAGTCCGGATGATCACACCCTTCTTCATGAACAGGCGGATGGTCTCGGTTACATCTTCATAGTTTCTGCCAAGGCGATCGACCCAACGAACGACCAGAGTATCGCCGCGTCGAAGCATATCGAACAGCCGCTTGCCTTCGGTTCGTTCAGCCAGACGAGTGCTGACACCGGACACACCATGATCGGCTACGACTTCATCGATATGGAAGCCAGCCTTCTCAGCGTGGGTGCGTTGGTGGGTTAGGTCTTGGTCTAGTGTGGAGACGCGGGCGTATAGGATTGTCTGTGTCATCGATCATTGTCCGTTTAGGTTCTGTCCGATAATACATCTGTCCGATGACTGAAATCAACCCTTACGTACATACTTTTTCGCTTGCATTTAGATGTACGTTGGACTATACCTTTACGGACACAAGGCAAGCACGGAACCACCGCCTGCCCATCGCGTTCATAGCAGCGGACGGCGGCGAGCTACCGGCGCCACAGGTCGCTAGGCCTCAAAGCCGTCCACCGATTTCCCGGCAAATCACACCCCCGCCTCACCCCTTTGGGGGCGAAGAAACACGATTAGGGCGTCCGACTTCTGTGAGTCAAAATCAAAAAGTCGGGTCAAGCCGCCTTTTTCTTGCGACCGCGCTTCACTTCAACGACCGGTTCGCCATAAGCAGCTTCAATAAGCTTCTGGAAATCCGGCTCAGACTGCGCACCAATGGCGGCACGATGCAGGAAGTCTTTGACGTCTTCTTCCGTGCTCAGAAGATATGACTTTTCAAGCTTCCCAAGCTTCACATAGTAGCCATTTACTTCCTGCTTCACCCAACTACGACGGTTCGTTTGACCGGTCGAGAATGCCTTTTGCTGCCTCTGAAGTGCCGCCATAAACGCCGCAACAGCCGCGTTTTCCTTCACTTCATATCCCGCCGAATACTCAAGAAATGTGGTCATTTTTCTTTCCCTGTTAAAATTGTTCTTGTCGCTAAATACGACAAATAACAGTTTTTCGCGAAAGGCAATGGCAAAAGTAAATTACACTCTCCCTAACGGCTATTCGGCGGACATTACCGCTGCGAAAGAAGCCGGTTCATTTGACGAATGGATCAACAAAAAGTTCGGCGATCGGATCAAATTGCTGATCACTGAAGACGACTTCTCATTCGAGATTCATGACGACCATTTCGTTGTCCTTTTCACCGAAGATGATGACGCTCTGGCATTCGTCACGATGATCGGAGGGCGGATCATTGAGTAATATCGAAGACATCCTTGGTCCCCTTCCCGAACCGAATAAGCGGCGGAAAAGAACCCGTACGGTACCGCCTGAAGAACGGGCGAAAAAGCAGTCTCCTGAGTTTCAGGAACATCTTCGCAAAATAGGGTTTCAAAAAGGGCGCAAAAAGACAGGCGGAACGGTCCCTACTCCGAAGGAAACGAAAGAATTCCTCAATGGAAAGGGTCTCGAAGCCGCCGAAATGATGTGGGCTTTGGCGAACGATCCGGATGTGAAGGATGACACCCGTCGAAAGGCCTTGGAATACATCCTTTCAATCAGCGTTTCTCGCGCTGCGACGGAAACGAAGGTCGAAGTCAATCACACACACGACATAGGAGCCATGTTGCTTGAAGCTCAGCGAATGGCGTCTAAACCGCTAATCGATGTCACACCCAAGCTGCCCAAGGTGATCGAGGGCGATAGCGAGTAATGTTCAGCATATTGGCGGCTTGGCTTACAGCCATCGGTATCCAGCCCGGTCATTTCGTTTCAGGGCTTGCCGGTGGCGTTGTTCGGGCTATCGTCAACAAGCATGGCTCTTTTTGGGAACGTGTTGTTGCCGGTGCTGCCGGTACTCTATGTGCATCGTTTCTGACGCCCTTCGTCGTGCTGATGTTTGGAGCGACTGCCGCCCAAGGCGCGATCGGCTTCATGCTCGGCATTATCGGTATGAGTCTGGCTGAAGCTATCATCGGCATTGGGAAGAACTACGCTCAGAACCCGGCTTCATTGCGCGAAGACCTACGCGAATTCCTGCTGAAGATGCTGTCTCGAAAGGACAGCGAATAAGCGAAAATTGACCCGCCGCTATATACGGCATGTCAGACAACACGCCCTATAATCCAGCCCATATTGCCGAACTTTTAGCTCTTTACCATGCAAACATTCCCGTGTTTGCCAAGCAGGTATTTAATATCGACCTGTCGCCAAAACAGGTCGAAATCTGCGAAGCTTTTCAGCACAACAGACAGATTTCTGTGAAAGGTTCAGCCGGATTCGGCAAAACGCTCTGTTGCGCCGTTCTGGTTTGGTGGTCCCTTTGCACCCACGACCAGCTACAGACGGCGATTTTTGGGCCCAGCGAAGCCACCCTAAAATCCACGATCTGGAAGGAGCTTCAGACCCTTCATACCCGTATGGCTGAGCCGTTTAGGGGCTTCTACGAGGTGTCCGCTACTCGTATCAGCCGAAAGGTAAATCCCTCCACATGCTTCGCTGAATACCGCCTTGCAAGCGCGGAAAACATCTCAGCAGCACGCGGAATTCATAGCCCGAATGTCTACATATTTGCAGACGAGGCTTCGGGCATACCAGATGTAGTGTTTACTGACGCTCTTCTGAACATCCTTATTGCCGACCCTAATCCTAAACTATGCCTGATCAGCAACCCATCGCATGCTTCGGGTTTCTTCTGGCGTACTTGGTGCGATCCAGAAATTAGTGACCAATGGACTCATGTCCATGGCAAGATGACCGACGCTCCCGGCTTTGATCCGGCGAACCTCAAGGCAATTGCCGCCAACTACGGCGGACCAACAACGCGCAATTATCGCGTGTATGTCGAGGGGGAGTTTCCCTTATCGGACGAGTCCGGATTGATCCCCCGCGAGCATGTCGAATATGCCGTTCAGAATGAGTGTTTCCCGCCTGAGAATGCGCCGATTATTTGGGGTCTCGATCCAGCCGGTCAGGGTGCTGACTCAAGCGTTCTCTGTATCCGGCAAGACAACAAGGTGCTCGAATTCAAGCAATGGAATGATCTCAATCCAACGCAATTGGCTTACGCAATCAAAGACCTTTACGAGCGGACACCGAAAAATCAGCGCCCGGTCGTCATCAGTATCGATGCCAATGGGCTTGGTTACGGCGTATATTCGGCAGTTAA
Protein-coding sequences here:
- a CDS encoding recombinase family protein, whose product is MTQTILYARVSTLDQDLTHQRTHAEKAGFHIDEVVADHGVSGVSTRLAERTEGKRLFDMLRRGDTLVVRWVDRLGRNYEDVTETIRLFMKKGVIIRTVINNMTFDGSTTDPTQMAVRDALIAFMAATAQAQAEATKEAQRAGIEANKGNADKYRGKKPSYSRDQFNTVVDMIGAGQGASAISKATGLTRQTILRIRDDQAASEAALAKWGI